ACGGCCCGGGGATAGAGTGCGGACATGGCCGACTACCACGATGATCTGCGTCTCGCCCATGTCCTCGCGGACGCCGCCGACGCGGCGACCATGGACCGGTTCAGGGCACTCGACCTCAAGGTCGAGACCAAGCCGGACATGACTCCGGTGAGCGAGGCCGACAAGGCGGCCGAGGAGCTGATCCGCTACCAGCTCCAGCGCGCCAGGCCGCGCGACGCGATCCTCGGCGAGGAGTTCGGCATCGAGGGCACCGGCCCCCGGCGCTGGGTCATCGACCCGATCGACGGCACGAAGAACTACGTCCGCGGAGTTCCCGTGTGGGCGACGCTGATCTCCCTGATGGAGGCCGGCGAAGGCGGCTACCAGCCGGTCGTGGGCGTGGTCTCGGCCCCCGCGCTGGGGCGCCGCTGGTGGGCGGCGAAGGGCGCGGGCGCTTACACCGGGCGGAGCCTGTCCTCCGCGTCACGGCTGCACGTCTCGAAGGTCGCACAGCTGTCCGACGCCTCGTTCGCCTACTCGTCGCTCGGCGGCTGGGAGGAGCGAGGGCGGCTCGACGGCTTCCTGGACCTGACCCGGGCGGTCTGGCGGACCCGCGGGTACGGCGATTTCTGGCCTTACATGATGGTCGCCGAGGGTTCGGTGGACATCTGCGCGGAGCCGGAGCTCTCCCTCTGGGACATGGCGGCGACGGCGGTCGTCGTACAGGAGGCGGGCGGCACGTTCACCGGCCTCGACGGGGTCCACGGGCCTCACAGCGGAAACGCGGCCGCCTCCAACGGCCTGCTGCACGGGGAGCTCCTGGAGTACCTCAACCGGGGCTGAACCGAGACCGTCCACAGCGGTTACCGGCCAGTACAACCCACGCACTCCCCCCCTCGGGCGCCGCGCCCCCTCTTGTTGCCCCGCCGAATCACTGCGACTCTGAGAGTCCCCCTATTTGTGAACTTGTGAATCCCTTCTCGTTGAAGGATTCATCAAGGAGGTGGATCCGTCCATGCTCGTCCGTGACGCCATGAGCACAGTGGTCCTCACCATCGGCCCCGCACACACCCTCAGGCAGGCCGCTCGACTGATGGCCGCACGACGCGTCGGGGCGGCCGTCGTCCTCGACCCCGACACCAGCGGCCTCGGCATCCTCACCGAACGCGACATCCTCATCTCGCTCGGCGCGGGCCAGGACCCCGACCACGAATCCGCCGCCGCCCACACCACCACCGACGTCGTCTTCGCCGCCCCCTCGTGGACCCTCGACGAGGCCGCGGACGCCATGACCCACGGCGGCTTCCGCCATCTCATCGTGCTCGACGCCGCAGGACCCGTCGGCATCGTCTCCGTACGCGACATCATCCGCTGCTGGGCACCGGCCCGGCACCGGGCCCAGGCTACGACCCTCGCCGGCTGAACGCGGACACGCGAGCCGGCCGGACCTTCCCCGGGGAAGGTCCGGCCGGCTCTCCCGCGACAAGCGGTCCAGTACTGGTCTCGTCAGCCGCGCAGGGCCTGGACCGCGGCCTCCAGCCGCTTGCCGAAGTCTCCGTCGGCCTGACGGAAGTTGCCGATCGCCCGCTCGGCGATGTCGTCCCGGGAGACCTTGGCGATGAAGCCCGCCAGGTTCTCGACCAGACGGCCCTTCTCGTCCTCGGACATCAGCCGGTAGAGGTTGCCGGCCTGGACGAAGTCGTCGTCCTCGGAGTGGGACGGGGCCTCGTGGTTGCCGGTGCGGCCCGAGACCGGGACCGGCTCCCAGAGCGGCCGGTCCGTCTGGAAGGGACCGCCGAAGCTGTTCGGCTCGTAGTTCTTGGCGCCCTTGTGGCGGCCGTCGTAGAGGAAGCCGTCACGGGAGTTCGTGCGCGCCTCGGTGGCGCGCGGGCGGTTCACCGGCAGGTGGTCGGCGTTGATGCCGACGCGGTAGCGGTGGGCGTCGCCGTACGCGAAGAGCCGGCCCTGCAGCATCCGGTCCGGGGACGGGCCGATACCCGGCACGAAGTGCGCCGGCGAGAAGACGGACTGCTCGACCTCGGCGAAGACGTTCTCCGGGTTGCGGTTGAGTTCCAGCCTGCCGATCTCGAGCGGCGGGTAGTCGTCGTGCGGCCACACCTTGGTGAGGTCGAACGGGTTGAACCGGTAGGCCGCCGCGTCGGCCGCGGGCATGATCTGGACCTGCACCGTCCACGACGGGAAGTCACCGCGCTCGATGGCCTCGCGCAGGTCGCGCTGGTGGTTGTCAGGGTCCTCGCCCGCGAGCCTGTTGGCCTCGGCCTGGGTGAGGTTCCTGATGCCCTGGTCCGTCTTGAAGTGGTACTTGACCCAGAAGACCTCGCCGGCCTCGTTGCTCCACTGGTAGGTGTGCGAGCCGTAGCCGTTCATGTGCCGGTACGAGGCAGGGATCCCGCGGTCACCGAACAGCCAGGTCACCTGGTGGGTCGACTCGGGCGACAGGCCCCAGAAGTCCCAGACGTTGTCCGCCTCCTGACTACCCGTGTACGGATCGCGCTTCTGCGTGTGGATGAAGTCCGGGAACTTGACGGCGTCCTTGATGAAGAACACCGGGGTGTTGTTGCCGACGAGGTCGTAGTTGCCCTCCTCGGTGTAGAACTTCAACGCGAAACCGCGGGGGTCCCGCACGGCGTCGGCGGCGCCGAGGTTGCCCGCCACGGTGGAGAAGCGCAGGAACGTCCCGGTCTGCCTGCCGACCTCGGAGAGGAACTTCGCCCGGGTGTAGCGGGTGACGTCCGCGGTCACCGTGAACGTGCCGTAGGCACCGGCGCCGCGGGCGTGGACCACCCGCTCGGGGATGCGCTCACGGTTGAAGTGCGCGAGCTTCTCGAGCAGCAGCTGGTCCTGCACCAGGACCGGTCCGCCGGGGCCCGCGGTCTCGCTGTTCTGGTTGTCGGCGACCGGCGCGCCGGCCTCCGTGGTGAGCGGTCCCTGCGTCACGTGCGCCTCCTGCGAAAACTGCGTCATTCCCGGCCAGTCCTGTCCTTGGCCAATGATGTTCCCGATCCTACAATGGACATTGTCTAAGTCAAGCAACCATCCAAACTCACATCCGTTCGGGACCAGCTCCCCCGACTGTTAGGCTGATACACATGAGCGACCTCTTGGAACGACTGCGCGGACGCGGCTGGCGTATGACCGCGCAGCGGCGCGTCGTGGCCGAGGTCCTCGACGGCGAGCACGTCCATCTGACCGCCGACGAGGTGCACGCACGTGCCGTCGAGCGGCTGCCGGAGATCTCCCGGGCCACGGTGTACAACACACTGGGTGAGCTCGTCTCACTGGGCGAGGTCCTGGAAGTGGCCACGGACCACCGCGCCAAGCGGTACGACCCGAACGCCCACCGTCCGCACCAGCACCTGGTCTGCGCGCGTTGCGGTGCGATCCGCGACGTTCACCCCGGCGGCAATCCGCTCTCGGACCTGCCCGACTCGCAGCGGTTCGGCTTCACGATCTCGGACGTCGAGGTCACGTACCGGGGCATCTGCCCGAACTGCGCGAGCGCCTAGCGCCGGCCCGCGGAGCTGATCACGCGGGGTTGATCACGAGGGCGGGTGCCCGAGACCCCCAGGGGCGGGCCGTCCCACGGTCCGCCCTTTGCTCTTCCCTCGACCCTCCGGGCGGTCCCGCTGTCCGGCCACCCCGCGCCGGGGCCCTTCAACTCCACCGCTTCCGCCCGTTGGCCGCGACCCTGCCGAGAAACCGCCCGGAAAACACCGATGGCCCGGATCCACTGGATCCGGGCCATCGGCCTTCAGTAGCGGGGACAGGATTTGAACCTGCGACCTCTGGGTTATGAGCCCAGCGAGCTACCGAGCTGCTCCACCCCGCGTCGGTGAACCCAACAGTACGTCACCCCGCGGACCAGAGCAAATCCATATCCGTCAGCCGTTCGGGCTGGTGAGCGGGGTGACGCGTCCTCCCTCAGGCCGTGAGCTCCTGGTGCAGTGCCTCACGCAGCGCAGCCGCCCGGTCGGCGACCTCGGCGGGCCCCAGCTCCACCGCGCGGGCACACCAGCGCTGCCCCTCGGCGAGCTCGCCCCGGCGCGCGGCCAGCAGGGCGAGACGGAGCGCGGCGCGTCCGTGCCCGGCGCGGGCGGCGCGGGCCCACCACAGGGCGGCCTCGCGCTCGTTGCCCTCGCGGGCGAGAAGCAGCCCCAGGTTGAACGCGCCGTTGCGGCTTCCGGCCTCCGCCGCCTCCCGGTACCAGCGGACGGCCTCGGCCACATCGCCACGGGCCGCGGCGAGCATGCCGATGCGCACCTGGGCCCGGCGGTGCCCCTGCTCGGCGGCGCGCTCGTACCACTCCTCGCACTCGGTCTTCTCGCTCATGGGCTCACCGAGCGCGGGCGCGCCCGGCGGCGGCTGGCGCGCGTCGAGCAGAGTCGCGAGCCGGAACGCCGCCTCGGCGCTTCCGCTGCCCGCGGCACAGCGCAGATGACGCTCGGCCGCCTGCTCGTCGCCGTCGCGCAGACAGGCGATCCCGACCTGCAGGGCTGCCTCGGTGTGCCCGGCCGCGGCAGCCCGCTCGTACCAGCGCAGCGCCGTACGGTCCTCGTCCCGGCCGGCGTACAGGATGCCGAGGTTGAACGCGGCGTCGACACTGCCCGCCTCCGCGGCCTTCGAGAACCAGGGCTCGGCACCCACCGGGTCCCCGGCCTGCAGCAGCAGGACGGCGAGCGCGTTGGCGGCCTCGCGGTGCCCGGCGTAGGCCGCGCGGCGGTACCACTGCTCGGCCTGGCCGGTGCGGCTCTGGGCCGCGCACAGCAGACCGAGGTTGTACGCCCCGTTCACATCGCCCGCGTCCA
The genomic region above belongs to Streptomyces marianii and contains:
- the hisN gene encoding histidinol-phosphatase — translated: MADYHDDLRLAHVLADAADAATMDRFRALDLKVETKPDMTPVSEADKAAEELIRYQLQRARPRDAILGEEFGIEGTGPRRWVIDPIDGTKNYVRGVPVWATLISLMEAGEGGYQPVVGVVSAPALGRRWWAAKGAGAYTGRSLSSASRLHVSKVAQLSDASFAYSSLGGWEERGRLDGFLDLTRAVWRTRGYGDFWPYMMVAEGSVDICAEPELSLWDMAATAVVVQEAGGTFTGLDGVHGPHSGNAAASNGLLHGELLEYLNRG
- a CDS encoding CBS domain-containing protein, which codes for MLVRDAMSTVVLTIGPAHTLRQAARLMAARRVGAAVVLDPDTSGLGILTERDILISLGAGQDPDHESAAAHTTTDVVFAAPSWTLDEAADAMTHGGFRHLIVLDAAGPVGIVSVRDIIRCWAPARHRAQATTLAG
- a CDS encoding catalase, whose amino-acid sequence is MTQFSQEAHVTQGPLTTEAGAPVADNQNSETAGPGGPVLVQDQLLLEKLAHFNRERIPERVVHARGAGAYGTFTVTADVTRYTRAKFLSEVGRQTGTFLRFSTVAGNLGAADAVRDPRGFALKFYTEEGNYDLVGNNTPVFFIKDAVKFPDFIHTQKRDPYTGSQEADNVWDFWGLSPESTHQVTWLFGDRGIPASYRHMNGYGSHTYQWSNEAGEVFWVKYHFKTDQGIRNLTQAEANRLAGEDPDNHQRDLREAIERGDFPSWTVQVQIMPAADAAAYRFNPFDLTKVWPHDDYPPLEIGRLELNRNPENVFAEVEQSVFSPAHFVPGIGPSPDRMLQGRLFAYGDAHRYRVGINADHLPVNRPRATEARTNSRDGFLYDGRHKGAKNYEPNSFGGPFQTDRPLWEPVPVSGRTGNHEAPSHSEDDDFVQAGNLYRLMSEDEKGRLVENLAGFIAKVSRDDIAERAIGNFRQADGDFGKRLEAAVQALRG
- a CDS encoding Fur family transcriptional regulator is translated as MSDLLERLRGRGWRMTAQRRVVAEVLDGEHVHLTADEVHARAVERLPEISRATVYNTLGELVSLGEVLEVATDHRAKRYDPNAHRPHQHLVCARCGAIRDVHPGGNPLSDLPDSQRFGFTISDVEVTYRGICPNCASA